Proteins encoded by one window of Halorubrum ruber:
- a CDS encoding SipW-dependent-type signal peptide-containing protein, giving the protein MTDNKKFDTIGLSRRKMLAGLGAVGVASAGAGLGTTAYFNDTESFDGNTLTAGQLDLLVDWQQTYDFGEGHQFVSAHPDHDGDGEQSVEIDGEVFSYSDFPDEDDTDSNGANLPVLTCDNIPPLSEADFGTDPVTGEEMETLVQLTDVKPGDSGEITFSLHLCDNPGYIWMQAGNVSEDGGAGTEPEMLVDPDNLGDLGDAIQATLWYDEDCDNVYDGAEPVDIMLTLDFSGSMLYDGFGGLVNTDDIAINGTTYNETTKIDLVELGTRQFIDFLQNANADVEVGVAYFDGEKSGDNEPRTGILQPLTDDLSVVDGALSGLRQKLANVVSGGAGSTPFDGDGDPNPFAGGGIATGTYIGEGVDDAQSELANGRPGVAKQNIVLSDGESFNGTGSTTFSSPTAAADDARAASPSPATDVYTINVNGSASTLLAMAGPAGGAGGDPLFFNDLDDPLNIPTVFGNLAAQATQEKVIMEDTLASVLAELADGDGIPLDGNRATLYDELTDPADDPDRDAFRGDGVMHCVALEWELPLEVGNEIQGDTLAFDLGFYTEQARHNDGAGPSQAA; this is encoded by the coding sequence ATGACAGACAACAAGAAATTCGACACGATCGGACTGTCGCGGCGCAAGATGCTGGCGGGCCTCGGCGCGGTCGGCGTGGCCTCCGCGGGCGCCGGCCTCGGCACCACGGCGTACTTCAACGACACCGAGTCGTTCGACGGGAACACCCTCACCGCGGGCCAGCTCGACCTGCTCGTCGACTGGCAGCAGACGTACGACTTCGGCGAGGGGCACCAGTTCGTCAGCGCGCACCCGGACCACGACGGCGACGGCGAGCAGTCCGTCGAGATCGACGGCGAGGTGTTCAGCTACAGCGACTTCCCGGACGAGGACGACACGGACAGCAACGGGGCGAACCTCCCGGTGCTGACCTGCGACAACATCCCGCCGCTCTCGGAGGCGGACTTCGGCACGGACCCCGTCACGGGCGAGGAGATGGAGACGCTGGTCCAGCTCACCGACGTGAAGCCCGGCGACTCCGGCGAGATCACCTTCTCGCTCCACCTCTGTGACAACCCCGGTTACATCTGGATGCAGGCGGGCAACGTCAGCGAGGACGGCGGCGCCGGCACCGAACCGGAAATGCTCGTCGACCCCGATAACCTCGGCGACCTCGGCGACGCGATCCAGGCGACGCTCTGGTACGATGAGGACTGCGACAACGTGTACGACGGCGCGGAGCCGGTCGACATCATGCTGACGCTCGACTTCTCGGGCTCGATGCTGTACGACGGGTTCGGGGGTTTGGTCAACACGGACGACATCGCGATCAACGGGACCACCTACAATGAGACGACGAAGATCGACCTCGTCGAGCTCGGCACCCGGCAGTTCATCGACTTCCTCCAGAACGCGAACGCTGACGTTGAGGTCGGCGTCGCGTACTTCGACGGCGAGAAGTCCGGCGACAACGAACCCCGGACCGGGATCTTACAGCCCCTGACCGACGATCTGTCCGTGGTCGACGGCGCGCTGTCGGGCCTGCGGCAGAAGCTCGCGAACGTCGTGAGCGGCGGCGCCGGCTCGACCCCGTTCGACGGCGACGGTGACCCGAACCCGTTCGCGGGCGGCGGTATCGCGACGGGCACGTACATCGGCGAGGGCGTCGACGACGCGCAGAGCGAGCTCGCGAACGGGCGCCCCGGCGTGGCGAAGCAGAATATCGTCCTCTCGGACGGCGAGTCGTTCAACGGGACGGGCTCGACGACGTTCTCTTCGCCCACCGCGGCGGCCGACGACGCCCGCGCGGCGTCGCCCAGCCCCGCGACCGACGTCTACACGATCAACGTCAACGGCAGCGCCAGCACCCTGCTGGCGATGGCCGGCCCCGCCGGCGGGGCGGGCGGCGATCCGCTGTTCTTCAACGACCTCGACGACCCGCTGAACATCCCGACGGTGTTCGGTAACCTCGCGGCGCAGGCCACGCAGGAGAAGGTCATCATGGAGGACACGCTCGCGAGCGTCCTCGCCGAGCTCGCCGACGGGGACGGGATCCCGCTCGACGGCAACCGTGCGACGCTGTACGACGAGCTCACGGACCCGGCCGACGACCCGGACCGCGACGCGTTCCGCGGCGACGGCGTGATGCACTGCGTCGCGCTCGAGTGGGAGCTGCCCCTCGAAGTGGGCAACGAGATCCAGGGCGACACGCTCGCCTTCGATCTGGGCTTCTACACCGAGCAGGCGCGTCACAACGACGGCGCCGGGCCGTCGCAGGCGGCCTGA
- the azf gene encoding NAD-dependent glucose-6-phosphate dehydrogenase Azf produces the protein MDEPVLLTGAGGRVGQAILRGLGDEYDWRLLDREPLPAAKVPDGVTDADRYVADITDERAVREAVADVGAVIHLAGDPRKTAPWDSVLRNNIDGTQVVMRAAAEAGVERFAFASSNHAVGGYETDERTPDLYRPEDDYRLDGSELPRPGNLYGVSKAAGESLGRFYHDEFDMSVVCVRIGNLTKDHPPREYERGQAMWLSHRDCAHLFDRCLRAEYGYEIVYGISNNDRRYYSIERAREALGYDPADNSADYTFEGKPKSDSDTETNGDRYDDDSFASDADRPAPESPAEPNFPADPDDA, from the coding sequence ATGGACGAGCCGGTCCTGCTGACGGGCGCCGGCGGACGGGTGGGACAGGCCATCCTCCGCGGTCTCGGCGACGAGTACGACTGGCGGCTCCTCGACCGCGAGCCGCTCCCGGCCGCGAAGGTGCCCGACGGGGTCACCGACGCCGACCGGTACGTCGCCGACATCACCGACGAGCGCGCCGTCCGCGAGGCGGTCGCCGACGTCGGCGCGGTGATCCACCTCGCCGGCGACCCACGGAAGACCGCGCCGTGGGACTCTGTCCTCCGGAACAACATCGACGGGACGCAGGTCGTGATGCGCGCGGCCGCCGAGGCGGGCGTCGAGCGGTTCGCGTTCGCCTCCTCGAACCACGCCGTCGGCGGCTACGAGACGGACGAGCGGACCCCCGACCTCTACCGCCCCGAGGACGACTACCGGCTCGACGGCAGCGAGCTCCCCCGCCCCGGCAACCTCTACGGCGTCTCGAAGGCGGCCGGCGAGTCGCTCGGGCGCTTCTACCACGACGAGTTCGACATGAGCGTCGTCTGCGTCCGCATCGGCAACCTCACCAAGGACCACCCGCCCCGAGAGTACGAGCGGGGGCAGGCGATGTGGCTCTCGCACCGCGACTGCGCGCACCTGTTCGACCGCTGTCTCCGAGCCGAGTACGGCTACGAGATCGTGTACGGCATCTCGAACAACGACCGTCGCTACTACTCCATCGAGCGCGCCCGCGAGGCGCTCGGCTACGACCCCGCCGACAACTCCGCCGATTACACCTTCGAGGGCAAACCCAAGTCCGACAGCGACACCGAGACGAACGGCGATCGCTACGACGACGACTCGTTCGCGTCGGACGCCGATCGGCCCGCACCCGAGTCGCCCGCCGAACCCAACTTCCCCGCCGACCCGGACGACGCCTGA
- a CDS encoding signal peptidase I, producing the protein MTTILTSPRTKRAANVLGIVLLIALVAPFAAYAAPEVVGADESFVVLTASMTPAIAPGDVVIVADRDPAAIAEGDVITFMRGTSEVPVTHRVIDVVDEGGALAFETMGDANEGPDPGLVSAGSLVGVVTLTIPYIGYVIQFAGTRVGFVALVLLPFGLLAVTEVWSIVRGRDGAESPATATADPDGEPVGGGDAETAAFEFAAEPDPTPTAAATAASGSGGVSVDAVGGAAAVLAVFAPYAAYVAFELRSAAAIAVAVATATLLFGALAMWVPASGVLDRSVQSAASESDGDASETAADGGVSESDADSDETDSAAVATGEERVEPDESAPARTPTARPDAAGEVD; encoded by the coding sequence ATGACAACTATACTCACATCACCACGGACGAAGCGCGCGGCGAACGTACTCGGGATCGTCCTGCTGATCGCGCTCGTCGCGCCGTTCGCGGCCTACGCGGCCCCCGAGGTCGTCGGCGCCGACGAGAGCTTCGTCGTGCTCACGGCGAGCATGACGCCCGCCATCGCGCCGGGCGACGTGGTTATCGTCGCCGACCGCGACCCGGCCGCGATCGCCGAGGGGGACGTGATCACGTTCATGCGGGGCACCAGCGAGGTGCCGGTGACGCACCGCGTGATCGACGTTGTCGACGAGGGCGGGGCGCTCGCCTTCGAGACGATGGGCGACGCCAACGAGGGGCCGGACCCCGGGCTCGTCTCGGCCGGGAGCCTCGTCGGTGTCGTGACGTTGACGATCCCGTACATCGGGTACGTGATCCAGTTCGCGGGCACCCGGGTCGGGTTCGTGGCGCTGGTGCTGCTCCCGTTCGGCCTGCTCGCGGTCACCGAGGTCTGGTCGATCGTCCGTGGCCGCGACGGCGCGGAGTCGCCGGCCACCGCGACCGCCGATCCGGACGGAGAGCCGGTCGGCGGAGGGGACGCCGAGACGGCGGCGTTCGAGTTCGCAGCCGAGCCCGATCCCACCCCGACGGCCGCAGCGACCGCCGCGAGCGGTTCCGGTGGCGTCTCGGTCGACGCGGTCGGCGGCGCGGCGGCGGTACTCGCCGTCTTCGCTCCGTACGCGGCGTACGTCGCGTTCGAGCTCCGGAGCGCCGCCGCGATCGCGGTTGCTGTGGCGACCGCGACGCTCCTGTTCGGCGCGCTCGCGATGTGGGTGCCGGCGAGCGGCGTGCTCGACCGGAGCGTTCAGAGCGCCGCGTCGGAGTCGGACGGCGACGCGTCGGAAACGGCCGCCGACGGCGGGGTCTCCGAGAGCGACGCGGATTCCGACGAGACGGACTCGGCGGCGGTCGCGACTGGCGAAGAGCGCGTGGAACCGGACGAGTCGGCACCGGCACGGACGCCGACAGCACGCCCCGACGCCGCCGGAGAGGTGGACTGA
- a CDS encoding DUF7344 domain-containing protein — protein sequence MKLRNDVLPAEQVYSILANERRRRAIEQLSSVGGPVSVNELSTLVAGRETGESPPPKRARESVYTSLVQTHLPKLAAAGVITYDRETQTIELSRRARDVRLYTEILAPGGATWSELYRALAVGSLLVVLAALLDVPLVSAVDPILWTSLGLGAFAAASAVQLWVNRFSVLRQLRLR from the coding sequence ATGAAACTCCGAAACGACGTGTTACCGGCCGAACAAGTGTATTCCATCCTCGCGAACGAGCGCCGACGGCGCGCGATCGAACAGCTCAGCTCCGTCGGCGGGCCCGTCTCGGTCAACGAGCTGTCGACGCTCGTCGCGGGCCGCGAGACCGGCGAGAGCCCGCCGCCGAAGCGCGCTCGCGAGAGCGTGTACACGTCGCTGGTCCAGACGCATCTCCCGAAGCTGGCGGCCGCGGGCGTGATAACGTACGACCGCGAGACGCAGACCATCGAGCTCTCGCGACGCGCGCGCGACGTGCGGCTCTACACGGAGATCCTCGCGCCCGGCGGCGCGACGTGGTCGGAACTCTACCGCGCGCTCGCCGTGGGCTCGCTGCTCGTCGTGCTCGCGGCGCTCCTCGACGTCCCGCTCGTGTCGGCCGTCGACCCGATCCTCTGGACCAGCCTCGGACTCGGCGCCTTCGCCGCCGCCAGCGCGGTCCAGCTGTGGGTCAACCGCTTCTCGGTGCTCCGGCAGCTTCGGCTCCGGTGA
- a CDS encoding vWA domain-containing protein encodes MSQDTNDTIGLSRRKVLAGLGAVGVASAGAGLGTTAYFNDTESFTNNTLTAGELDLKLDYKSTYLGGPGRLDDIRAMGYAGGDEEFLAQDLGDGQYLIGQAPSPGDMQEWENYVQDDEMFDFCSPEADEFLVNGDGIPIFTLDDVKPGDSGEVTISIHICDNPAYLYLAGELTENAENGQSEPELEDEGEDTDGVGELADAIEVCVWYDEDCDNVYEPTGTGQQQELEVALVSDVSGSMGGSALSSLKTAATSFVGNLSSPDEAAAISFNSGALTDQELTTNYQAVQNAINNYTAGGGTSIAAGIIEGEDELLNGTIATPGASKVMILLSDGQSNETAATDAATDAKNNGIRIFTIALGNADTGLLESVASSSDDAFVAPDPSDLDTVYAEIAQIVLAGEQKILSGTMSEVFAELADGEALDGNRQEEGRQPYPGATTQCIGFEWTLPAEVGNEIQTDSVSFDLAVYAEQSRHNDNPQVAFNGTDVNSTSPGPAPNGTGNVSDPN; translated from the coding sequence ATGAGCCAAGACACAAACGACACAATCGGACTCTCGCGGCGCAAGGTGCTCGCGGGCCTCGGCGCCGTCGGCGTCGCGTCCGCGGGCGCGGGACTCGGTACTACGGCGTACTTCAACGACACCGAGTCGTTCACTAACAACACGCTCACCGCGGGCGAGCTCGACCTGAAGCTGGATTACAAGTCGACGTACCTCGGCGGTCCCGGCCGTTTGGACGACATTCGGGCGATGGGGTACGCCGGCGGCGACGAAGAGTTCTTAGCGCAGGATCTCGGCGACGGACAGTACCTGATCGGCCAAGCGCCCAGCCCCGGGGACATGCAAGAATGGGAAAACTACGTGCAGGACGACGAGATGTTCGACTTCTGTTCGCCCGAGGCGGACGAGTTCCTCGTCAACGGCGACGGGATCCCGATCTTCACGCTCGACGACGTGAAGCCCGGCGACTCCGGCGAGGTCACGATCAGCATTCACATCTGTGACAACCCCGCGTACCTCTACCTCGCGGGCGAGCTGACCGAGAACGCGGAGAACGGTCAGTCCGAGCCCGAACTGGAAGACGAGGGCGAAGACACCGACGGAGTCGGCGAACTCGCCGACGCCATCGAGGTCTGCGTCTGGTACGACGAGGACTGCGACAACGTGTACGAGCCCACCGGCACGGGCCAGCAGCAGGAGCTGGAGGTCGCCTTAGTCAGCGACGTTTCCGGCTCGATGGGCGGATCCGCGCTCTCCTCGCTGAAGACGGCCGCGACCAGCTTCGTCGGGAACCTCTCGTCGCCCGACGAGGCCGCGGCGATCTCGTTCAATTCCGGCGCGTTGACCGACCAGGAGCTGACGACCAACTACCAGGCTGTTCAGAACGCGATCAACAACTACACCGCGGGCGGCGGCACCTCGATCGCCGCCGGTATCATCGAGGGCGAAGACGAGCTCCTCAACGGCACCATCGCCACGCCGGGCGCGTCGAAGGTGATGATCCTGCTGAGCGACGGGCAGTCTAACGAGACCGCCGCGACCGACGCCGCGACCGACGCCAAAAACAACGGGATCCGCATCTTCACCATCGCGCTCGGGAACGCCGACACCGGTCTGTTGGAGAGCGTCGCCAGCTCTTCCGACGACGCCTTCGTCGCGCCCGACCCGTCCGACCTCGACACCGTCTACGCCGAGATCGCGCAGATCGTCCTCGCGGGCGAACAGAAGATCCTCTCCGGCACGATGAGCGAGGTCTTCGCGGAACTGGCCGACGGCGAGGCGCTCGACGGCAACCGCCAGGAGGAGGGTCGGCAGCCGTACCCCGGCGCGACCACGCAGTGCATCGGCTTCGAGTGGACGCTCCCGGCGGAGGTCGGCAACGAGATCCAGACCGACTCCGTGAGCTTCGATCTGGCCGTCTACGCCGAGCAGTCGCGGCACAACGACAACCCGCAGGTGGCGTTCAACGGGACCGACGTGAACAGCACCAGCCCCGGTCCCGCCCCCAACGGCACCGGCAACGTGAGCGATCCGAACTAG
- a CDS encoding DUF7344 domain-containing protein, translating to MTPQLIGSEERSLADADGPSRDEVFTALSNARRRNVIKYLKTNGAEARVRDIAEQLAAWENDLEIPEVTYKQRKRVYTALHQSHLPKLAASGFIDYESDRGLVSLTEESRQLEVYLEIVSDNEILWSEYYVGLAVVCGLLATAAWVGTVPFGAVSGYAYATLFALVFGVSGLVHRTVTRRNRIG from the coding sequence ATGACACCGCAACTCATTGGGTCGGAAGAGCGCTCGCTCGCTGACGCGGACGGTCCGTCGCGCGACGAGGTGTTCACGGCGCTGAGCAACGCGCGGCGTCGGAACGTGATCAAGTATCTGAAAACTAACGGCGCCGAGGCGCGCGTCCGCGACATCGCCGAGCAGCTGGCGGCGTGGGAGAACGACCTCGAGATCCCCGAAGTGACGTACAAGCAGCGCAAGCGAGTGTACACGGCGCTTCACCAGTCGCACCTCCCGAAGCTGGCCGCCAGCGGCTTCATCGACTACGAGTCCGACCGGGGGTTGGTGTCGCTCACCGAGGAGAGCCGCCAGCTGGAGGTGTACCTGGAGATCGTCTCGGACAACGAGATCCTCTGGAGCGAGTACTACGTCGGGCTCGCGGTCGTGTGCGGGCTGCTGGCGACGGCGGCGTGGGTCGGTACCGTCCCGTTCGGCGCGGTCTCGGGGTACGCGTACGCGACGCTTTTCGCGCTCGTGTTCGGCGTCTCCGGTCTGGTCCACCGAACGGTGACGCGCCGCAACCGGATCGGATAG
- a CDS encoding cation:proton antiporter, with product MIAVVLVSGLAVQLLAHRLRVPSVIFYLAIGVVLGPELLGLVTLETFGDGLEIIVGLSVAIIVFEGAFALQFDRIRRASTVSLRLVTISAVVMFLGTAAAVRAFTDGTWEIALLIGALLVATGPTVITPILNVVRVRDHVATALETEGIVNDVTAAIVAVVIFETLLLDDLGVPATVLSFLQRFGVGVAAGLLATVIIYVLLESDLVPERDVQASQFLVLSAAIGSFAAAEAVAAEAGIAAAATSGILLGNLGIDNREEIEKFAENTTSIVLSFVFISLAALIDVEAIAGLGLGVVALVAVIMLVLRPLGAFLATVGVERFTRPERLFIASVGPRGIIPASVATLFAIELELAGSIAAGELLVGTVFAVIFATVLVEAGLARQIGEFLGVSPMRTIIIGGGRVGQALATRLENRGEYVVVVESDPDVAERARSEGYTVYEGDGSDTETLRGAHIEDAKRFITTTSDDDINLLACQLAITKFDVASVYSRVNDPDNVDAFDSIGVTGIDASTATAVAIDDEIERPALTHWMNELGDSHDVQEVEVTSKEFAGKTIRDLNAQIPDGTFVAVVSRDGENHVPSADTVLEIGDHVTFIGDTDAVRQAMDRFHPHD from the coding sequence GTGATCGCGGTGGTACTCGTGTCGGGGCTCGCGGTCCAGCTCCTCGCTCACCGGCTCCGGGTGCCGAGCGTCATCTTCTACCTCGCGATCGGGGTGGTGTTGGGACCCGAGCTGCTGGGGCTGGTCACGCTGGAGACGTTCGGCGACGGACTGGAGATCATCGTCGGGCTCAGCGTCGCGATCATCGTCTTCGAGGGGGCGTTCGCGCTTCAGTTCGACCGGATCCGGCGCGCGTCGACGGTGTCGCTCCGGCTGGTGACGATCAGCGCGGTCGTGATGTTCCTCGGCACCGCGGCGGCGGTCCGCGCGTTCACCGACGGCACGTGGGAAATCGCACTGCTGATCGGCGCGCTGCTGGTGGCGACCGGGCCGACCGTCATCACGCCGATCCTCAACGTGGTCCGGGTCCGGGACCACGTCGCGACCGCGCTGGAGACGGAGGGGATCGTCAACGACGTGACGGCCGCGATCGTCGCGGTCGTCATCTTCGAGACGCTGCTGCTCGACGACCTCGGCGTCCCCGCGACGGTGCTATCCTTCCTCCAGCGGTTCGGCGTCGGCGTCGCCGCGGGGCTGCTCGCCACCGTCATCATCTACGTGTTGCTGGAGAGCGACCTCGTCCCCGAACGCGACGTGCAGGCGTCGCAGTTCCTCGTGTTGTCGGCCGCGATCGGGTCGTTCGCGGCCGCGGAGGCCGTCGCCGCGGAGGCTGGCATCGCGGCGGCGGCGACGAGCGGGATCCTCCTCGGGAACCTCGGGATCGACAACCGCGAGGAGATAGAGAAGTTCGCGGAGAACACCACTTCGATCGTCCTCTCGTTCGTGTTCATCTCGCTCGCGGCGCTGATCGACGTCGAGGCGATCGCGGGGCTCGGCCTCGGCGTGGTCGCGCTCGTCGCCGTCATCATGCTCGTTCTCCGGCCGCTGGGGGCGTTCCTCGCGACCGTTGGCGTCGAGCGGTTCACCCGGCCGGAGCGGCTGTTCATCGCGAGCGTCGGACCGCGGGGGATCATCCCGGCGAGCGTGGCGACGCTGTTCGCCATCGAGTTGGAGCTCGCGGGCAGTATCGCCGCCGGCGAACTGCTCGTCGGCACGGTGTTCGCGGTCATCTTCGCGACGGTCCTCGTCGAGGCGGGGCTCGCGCGGCAGATCGGAGAGTTCCTCGGAGTGTCACCAATGCGTACGATAATCATCGGCGGGGGTCGGGTCGGTCAGGCGCTCGCCACGCGACTGGAGAACAGGGGCGAGTACGTCGTGGTCGTCGAGTCGGACCCGGACGTCGCCGAGCGCGCGCGCTCGGAGGGGTACACCGTCTACGAGGGGGACGGCAGTGACACGGAGACGCTGCGCGGCGCCCACATCGAGGACGCCAAGCGGTTCATCACGACGACGAGCGACGACGACATCAACCTCCTCGCGTGCCAGCTCGCGATCACCAAGTTCGACGTCGCCTCGGTGTACTCGCGGGTGAACGACCCGGACAACGTCGACGCCTTCGACAGCATCGGCGTCACCGGCATCGACGCCTCGACGGCGACCGCGGTCGCCATCGACGACGAGATCGAGCGACCCGCGCTCACCCACTGGATGAATGAGCTCGGCGACAGCCACGACGTCCAAGAGGTCGAGGTGACCTCGAAGGAGTTCGCGGGCAAGACGATCCGCGACCTCAACGCGCAGATCCCCGACGGCACCTTCGTCGCCGTCGTCAGCCGCGACGGCGAGAACCACGTCCCCTCCGCGGACACCGTCCTCGAAATCGGCGACCACGTGACGTTCATCGGCGACACCGACGCGGTCCGCCAAGCGATGGACCGCTTCCACCCGCACGATTAA
- a CDS encoding cell division protein SepF, with product MGIMSKILGGGGSRSVDDYVELDADDFADAHAETGTQVHFAEIGDQSDVIPIKDAVYDGDFVIADITRHSTSDRTIEHVYDELRQVVEEVDGDIVQKGDDQIIVTPTGVKVSRQKL from the coding sequence ATGGGCATCATGAGCAAGATCCTCGGCGGGGGTGGGAGCCGCTCCGTCGACGATTACGTCGAGCTCGACGCGGACGACTTCGCCGACGCGCACGCGGAGACGGGCACGCAGGTACACTTCGCCGAGATCGGCGACCAGAGCGACGTCATCCCGATCAAGGACGCGGTGTACGACGGCGACTTCGTCATCGCTGACATCACCCGCCACTCCACGTCGGACCGGACGATAGAACACGTCTACGACGAGCTCCGTCAGGTGGTCGAGGAGGTCGACGGCGACATCGTCCAGAAGGGCGACGACCAGATCATCGTCACTCCGACCGGCGTCAAGGTCTCACGGCAGAAGCTGTAA
- a CDS encoding choice-of-anchor W domain-containing protein — MNDDKIGLSRRKMLVGLGAVGVASAGAGLGTTAYFNDTETFENNTLTAGSLDLFVNYDASYDSDGTVVNQAETAAGEQDGTPAGMFYDLEDVKPGDSGEVKFCFEIVDNPSYMWACGDLSQAENGINEPESAVDDTPDLGELGDSIVASLAYCDEDGEPLADGEIVSGSLVDVIAAISSGAALDGDGMAGLVPGEQAEYADVVEPDEGEAFITGPCVCLSWEIPTTVGNEIQSDSLTMNFEFHAVQSRHNDGTANPCEPSITTTTGEGFAKQEEFDTEQETSFARGRFGGQNTWEVAVGPDVGSADTANYVWTPGNPVPFSYTYDGSGNASFTLDGVNVASTIPAPSGKLGITTKADEATVSVTDLALDLDGTPVSLSGPDAISASNDDDGSDRDVTYLVFDTDAADVANAFTISGNVEVNLQGDYDMTAEEGVAFDISVE; from the coding sequence ATGAACGACGACAAAATCGGACTATCGCGGCGCAAGATGCTGGTCGGACTCGGTGCGGTCGGCGTGGCCTCCGCGGGCGCGGGCCTCGGCACCACGGCGTACTTCAACGACACGGAGACGTTCGAGAACAACACCCTGACTGCGGGCTCGCTCGACTTGTTCGTCAACTACGACGCCTCGTACGACAGCGACGGGACGGTAGTGAACCAGGCCGAAACGGCGGCCGGTGAGCAGGACGGCACCCCCGCGGGAATGTTCTACGACCTTGAAGACGTGAAGCCCGGCGACTCCGGCGAGGTGAAGTTCTGCTTCGAGATCGTCGACAACCCCTCGTACATGTGGGCGTGCGGTGACCTCTCGCAGGCGGAGAACGGCATCAACGAACCCGAGTCGGCCGTCGACGACACGCCCGACCTCGGCGAGCTCGGCGACTCGATCGTTGCGAGTCTCGCCTACTGTGACGAGGACGGCGAACCGCTCGCAGACGGAGAGATCGTCTCCGGCTCGCTCGTCGACGTCATCGCGGCGATCTCCAGCGGCGCGGCCCTCGACGGCGACGGGATGGCCGGCCTCGTTCCCGGCGAGCAGGCGGAGTACGCCGACGTGGTCGAGCCCGACGAGGGCGAGGCGTTCATCACCGGCCCGTGCGTGTGCCTCTCGTGGGAGATCCCGACGACGGTCGGCAACGAGATCCAGTCGGACTCGCTGACGATGAACTTCGAGTTCCACGCGGTCCAGTCGCGCCACAACGACGGCACGGCGAACCCGTGTGAACCCTCTATCACGACTACGACCGGCGAGGGCTTCGCCAAGCAGGAGGAGTTCGACACCGAACAGGAGACCTCCTTCGCCCGCGGCCGCTTCGGTGGTCAGAACACGTGGGAGGTCGCGGTCGGCCCCGACGTCGGCAGCGCCGACACGGCCAACTACGTCTGGACGCCCGGGAACCCCGTCCCGTTCAGCTACACCTACGACGGCAGCGGTAACGCCTCGTTCACCCTTGACGGCGTGAACGTGGCTAGCACGATTCCCGCCCCCAGCGGGAAGCTCGGCATCACGACGAAGGCCGACGAGGCGACCGTCTCCGTGACGGACCTCGCACTGGACCTGGACGGCACCCCCGTGTCGCTCAGCGGTCCCGACGCGATCTCCGCGTCGAATGACGACGACGGTTCCGACCGCGATGTCACCTACCTCGTGTTCGACACCGACGCCGCGGACGTCGCGAACGCGTTCACCATCAGCGGCAACGTGGAGGTCAACCTTCAGGGAGACTACGACATGACCGCAGAGGAGGGCGTCGCCTTCGACATCAGCGTCGAATAA
- a CDS encoding DUF309 domain-containing protein, whose amino-acid sequence MTDRDSAPDRGARDALSASVAITAGAALFNEGQFLAARDVWEGERQPSDGDDSDADSDTPDDVERLLRGLAATAAATHRASDGDRSGAAERADNAVAALANISDPRGVELGPVREWAERLAATPGDTGDTDAATAPRIRIDDETPTFDDLSLAAAGVAAPALARGGEPGDAAVLATAAEFAREERGTGRTEFAELLFAYLRAPDARPQVAARLGDHVEREARKRRDVDGLF is encoded by the coding sequence GTGACCGACCGCGACTCCGCTCCGGACCGAGGCGCGCGCGACGCCCTCTCCGCGTCAGTCGCGATCACCGCCGGCGCCGCGCTGTTCAACGAGGGGCAGTTCCTCGCGGCCCGCGACGTCTGGGAAGGTGAACGACAGCCATCGGACGGCGACGATAGCGACGCCGACAGTGACACTCCCGACGACGTCGAGCGACTGCTCCGGGGGCTGGCCGCGACCGCGGCGGCGACGCACCGCGCGAGCGACGGCGACCGCTCCGGGGCGGCGGAGCGCGCGGACAACGCCGTCGCGGCGCTGGCGAATATCTCCGATCCGCGCGGAGTCGAGCTGGGGCCCGTCCGGGAGTGGGCGGAGCGGCTCGCTGCGACCCCGGGAGACACGGGAGACACGGACGCGGCGACCGCGCCGCGGATCCGGATCGACGACGAGACGCCGACGTTCGACGACCTGTCGCTCGCCGCGGCCGGGGTCGCGGCGCCGGCGCTGGCGAGGGGGGGCGAGCCGGGCGACGCAGCGGTACTCGCGACCGCGGCGGAGTTCGCTCGCGAGGAGCGGGGGACTGGACGGACCGAGTTCGCGGAACTGCTGTTCGCGTACCTCCGGGCGCCGGATGCGCGGCCGCAGGTGGCCGCGCGGCTGGGCGATCACGTCGAGCGCGAGGCGCGGAAGCGGCGCGACGTCGACGGCCTGTTTTAG